One Pseudomonas rhizophila DNA window includes the following coding sequences:
- the rpsP gene encoding 30S ribosomal protein S16: MLTIRLALGGSKKRPFYHLTVTDSRNPRDGSHKEQVGFFNPVARGQEVRLSVNQERVAYWLSVGAQPSERVAQLLKESAKAAA, translated from the coding sequence ATGCTAACAATCCGTCTTGCCCTTGGCGGCTCCAAAAAGCGCCCGTTTTACCACCTGACCGTAACCGACAGCCGCAACCCGCGTGACGGTTCCCACAAGGAGCAGGTTGGTTTCTTCAACCCTGTTGCCCGTGGTCAGGAAGTTCGTCTGTCCGTGAACCAAGAGCGCGTAGCCTACTGGCTGAGCGTTGGTGCACAACCTTCTGAGCGTGTTGCTCAGTTGTTGAAGGAATCGGCTAAGGCTGCGGCCTGA